From the Synchiropus splendidus isolate RoL2022-P1 chromosome 3, RoL_Sspl_1.0, whole genome shotgun sequence genome, the window TTGCGATGAGGTGTCTGTAAATTAGAGTTGCTTGAGGTCAAAATGAAGTAACATGCCAAATAGCTCTGTACGCGGCTGATGAGGTCATTGAATTTAAATTCTATATTTGGTGGCAATAATCGTGTCAATGAGCCTCTAAAACCTAATTAAACTGAAAgtggtatttttcattttataagaCTGAATATCAGCGGAATCCAGATTTGAGTGGAACTATGTCTGAGGAGGAATGGACTGAGGCCTGTTCTTTGGTAAAAACTCACACATGCACTAGACAGTACATTAGACTACACCAATGTAACAGCAATATTCCGGACACGTGTCAAATGCAGCCAGGAAAGGGGTCATTATGTCATTGTGTCATGTGGGACTCTGTGCAGATCTCACGCTTCTGGAGAGAGATTCTTATCATTATTGGACAAATTACTGGCAAAGTGGTTCTAATGTCTTGGGCCAATGGCGCctgtttcatctctgttttaTGATAATGGTGATTATTATGCACTGTTGTGCCTTCATACcttcaataaatacataaataacataataacataaataaataatgataaaaaaaaggataAGATTGAATATTGGAATATTTCAAGGGAAGAGCACTGAAGTGTACAGTATAGAGCGTCAAACCAAATATTCTACCGTACACCATATATGTATCCCTCAGGAATGTCATTTCTTGCGAGTATTGTGTTGCAGCTACAGCCAGACTAACAGAAGCTGACATGCTGTCAATACGACTTGTTTGGTTCTTTTAATTCCAGCAGAAGTCTTTGTCCAACAGAAACTTCAGCCCTTCAGCAAATCTCAACAGAAGctttcacaacttttttcttctttttctgatAGATAAATCTACTGGTAGAGGTGGCAAAGAAGCCAGAAGGGGGATATACTGCATCTGCGCCTTCAATGTAGAAGTGCGAGATTACACCTTCTCTGAGGGTCTTCTGGGAGCAACAGTCCACGCAATGACGGAGCTGTGCTTACCGACAGTACGCTGCTACAAGAAGTGGAGTTAAGTCCTCCTGGTTTTTTAATTGGACACCAGAGGCAATCAGCAACGCCCATCACAGCCGACCACGCCCACCATCACACATCAGGAACCTGAGGACACAAGGGAAGCTCACTGAGACTGAGTGGgcgcagaaaaacaaatgacaaatgaagaaTTGCCCAAGCATCAACTTTGGTTTCTGAAATCCGCctgttatttacttttattagcATGTTCCGTAGGTTAGTCTGCGTTGGAATTATGAAAAGATCATGCAGCAATACTTCTGACTGCTCAATTATTTTCATGAAGTAAGTGCACTTAGATAATTCTGTTTAAGAGGCGTCCCAGGCCACGCGCTCTGTGCCTGTGTTTCCCCAAACACACTGCTGTAAAGAGGAAATCCGATTATAAAGAGGTGTGTCTCCAGCGCTCACTTTACAACACACAAATGGGCTCTTAATTCATTAGCCTTTACATGTTTGAAAAATACGAAATAAAGCCGTTtaataaaaagatgaaaatatattttgtaacCATTGGCTTTCTTTTCTTATTGAGGGAAAATCGTATCAGCCGGTGATGTTGATTGTGATGCCAACATGTTAAAAACATCATTATATCAGGATTCCAATATATTTACGGACCACGAATGACACTATTTAGTGTTGCCCAgcaaaacatgaacacaacCACCTTCTGCCTGATTCCGCCATGCATCAATGAgactgtaaaataaacaatgaggTTCTCCCTCTTATCTCTGACAAACTCCAACTGCGCATGTTCAACATCTGTCAGAAGACAACACATCCCATGATCTCTTTCTAACTACCGCACTTTGCAAAAGTGAAAAGGTCAGTCCACAGTGGTTTTCCTCGACCCCCCGGATCACCAGAAATAGACTTCTATTTTGAAGATCACGGCAGGGGAGATTagacaaataataaacaattaGGCAAGAACATGATCTCAGGAGAAAGAGGGACAGAGCCAGTTGATGGAGAGAAAATGAGTAGTCTGCAGCAGAGCAGGCTGCATGTTGAGGCGCAAGGCTAGTCCAGCTAATGCCTTGTTGCACAGTCAATGAAGGATGACAGAATCGATGTGTTCTCCGGACGCTTGGATAAGCTAATGCGACGCATACCTCCAGACTATCCTATTTGTTCTGGCTGAGACACTGAGGTTACACATTGGGTTGATCATTGAACATGTCTGTGTGGATCAGGGGAAGGTTTAGTGATTTGTTGGCTTAATGTGTTACATCCAATAACTCACCCAAGGCACATGATGTGAGAGAGGTAAACAAGGAGTGCTGGGAAATGTgggaggtgtgtgtctgtgtgtgtgtgtgtaccaggttgatcctcacttgtggggaacaactcttgacaaaacacctccctGTGGTTGGTCGGACCCCATGAATCCTTATTTTGATGGGTAAAACTTCAAAAATAACTACGTCATTATGCTTGggtttaggtttggttcagagtcctgcttaagattagccatttgttttggatggttcggtttagggtgagaggctgggaaaccTCACAAACTGAGTCAATCTACACGTGCAGGTAATGGAGACAAGGAAAGAAATAGTCACCATATCAGTGGATTTGATTGTTGAGAGTAAGGAATACACCCCCATGTTTCATTTGGATTCTCGTACCTGTGAAGATGGAAAAGAAACCCCATCTGAAGCCACTGTAATCTGGAGGAAAGCCCTCAGGCCTTGGCTGTGTTTCTCACATACCAGCAATAGCTGGTAGAGTTGTGTGGTGATGAATGCAGCTGCTGACACGGATCTCACCCCTGAAACTTAGTTGCTGTATCTCTATTTTCACAATTTCACTCTCTGAGTGATATGCGTTGGTAGGAGGAGACAAACTAAAGCCCCACTTCCTTATTGGAAGCAGCGCCTGTTTGGAGCTATTTCAATAGCGCTGAGGAACCATTGATTGTGTTAGACTATTGGCCAACACGCTTCTCCGGGCAACCAGCCAAACTCCACACATACTCCATTTGTCTCTCAGGCTTAGGAACAGTGATACATGATAAaggtccaaacacacacaggcacacatacacacacgcacacacacacacatttagagACACACGATACGTTTTGTCAAATGGAAAATCTGGATTACCCTTCAGTTCATGAAGCATTACGGACCACCATTAGCTGCAGCCCACAATGTGCCTGAGCATAAATGTCAAGCAGCATTCAAGCTTACAAACACTGACATCATTGACTATTTGTGTGTACTTCTGATTATACTCACAAGAGGACTCAGTACATAGCTTTATTTTCTTCACTGAAAAGGATAGAGGTCTGAACAGGTTAAGTTTGTAAAGGAACGTTTAGCCAATTTATGACTTTCTTGTTCAACTTTTTTAAAGAAAGTAATTGAATGGAGTCCCACTAAGCAACAGGGAATGAAAGCAGGTTTCAAGTTCAGTCACGGAAAAAGACAGTCAATCTCATCAGAATCTGTACAAAGTCAATGGTAATGGTAGTTTGGCTCACTGTTCCTATGGTTATCGAGAATAATCATCTAAATATACAACATCACAAATGATTTCAATATGATGTCAATATTGACGTGAAAAGCACATTTTAAACAACTTTGAATTTTGATAAGATGAGAAacgtaaaatgtatttaaattgaATCGCTGTTTGTCTTAGATTGTCATAGAAAGGAAGAGAGAGTGATGTGGTTTAGAGGTGGATGTGAGCTTTCCTTGCTGGGATTTGGATTGTGAAGACTGTGTTTTAGGTCTCATTCCAGAATTTGAGTGCATTTCCGCTCGCTCTTTCCCAATTTGTTGTGCTACATTTGTCAGGAGTGATGgcctggtgaggcttcatgaaactgtcttgttattttcagggctcagaaggtggcgctctcagtttaaaaatgatgtgaggctgcaGTTTTGTTCGGAgcagattttacagcagacagtgacgTCACTGTACCTCCACCTCAGTCGTCACCACACCGTAACATGACAGTGCTCGGTTTGTTTGACTatatttgtgaggacctcttacTGCCATAATgcgttccccagcctctcattcttatcctaaccatccaaaacaaatggctaactttaaccaggactcagaaccaaactgaatTATAATGAGCTagttttactgatgttttaaaCCTCTTCACCCCGTGAGAGCAGCCCAAAATATCTTCAATATCTTCAATATTGTCTTCACTTCAATATCAAGATGGAACAGTGTCAGTTTACTTGTACATGTAGATTCTtgacaaatattttgaatatacTGCAATACATTATGATTCAGCTAATCATCTTGCTGGTTCATAGACAATTAAAtggcttttatttcatttcacacatttttcattACCCTTATGTGTTTCTGAAGAAAATGATTCCATACTGAAAAAAAGCACACAACCACACAATGTGGGTGAAACATTGTTCACATACACTACATGTACataagtatttgctcacctatCCAAATGATCAAAATCACTTGTCCAAATGACTTGAACTAAAATCAAGTACATtggcctgcagactgttttgacaaatatttgtgaaagaatgggccACTCTCAGGAGATCAGTTAATACAGTGATAccacctgtgcaacaaaatCAGTTGTTCCTCGTTCCTAAATATTACACAGTCAACCGTCAGCTTTATtataagaaaatggaagagttcgggaacaacagcaactcagccatgaAGTGGTCggcttcatgtggccttcatgTTAGCCCGAGTACAGTACACAGAGAGCTTCACGAAAGGAgtttccatggccgagcagctgcatccaagccaacGCAATGCAAAGCGCCACATGCACTGGTGTAAAGGAGCTGCCACTGGACTACACAGCAgtggagacaccttctctggagtgatgaatcacgcttttccatctggcaatctgatggacacgtctgggtttggaggttgccaggagaacggTACATTTCGGACTGCCGTGTCAaggtgtgaaatttggtggagaaGAAATTATGGCGTGGGGTggtttttcaggagttgggcttgGCCACTTAGTTTCAGTGAATGGAACTTGGAATGCATCAGGATACTAAAAAATGTTGGACAATTCCATATTCgcaaccttgtgggaacagtttggacGGGGCCCCTTCCTCtcccaacatgactgtgcactagtgcacaaagcaaggtccgtaaagacatggatgacagagtctggtgtggatggACTTGACTGGTGTCCTGACCtgaacacctttagaatatagaacacctttgggatgaattacagtggagagtgagagccaggccttctccaccaacatcagtgtgtgaccatgcgcttttggaagaatggtcaaaaaTTCCGATAAACACACTCCACAACCTTATAGACAGCCTTCCCAATATAGTTGAAGCTGTAACAGCCGCAAAAAGTGGACAACTTCATGTTGAACCCTATGTGTGGGATGGCGCTTAAGTTCATACTCGAGTAAAGGCagatgagcaaatacttttggtgaTATAGTGTATCTTGTCCAAGGTGTTCACTCATCGTGTAGTTCGCCTGTGCCTTGGTGGCGCTTTGTTTCTGCCACACAACTCCTTCTAGCAGCAAATGTGTTCATTGAAAATGACTTCTTGGTGCACGCATGAATGCATTGCCGACTTTGTACACGAGTTGGTAGAGGGGAACCTTTCAATCAGAGACAAACCTAAActatttgaattatttgtttGCTTACACAGAAACTCAATATCAGTCAATATCATGTCTCTATATCAGGTGTTGCTTGCCTCGACCTCTCGTCTGCCCCCACTAGGAGCTGGAAGCCAGGATGTTGACCTTTCATTGAGGGTCTAATATCTTCAGGGGCATGACCAACCAAAAGACTTCCTGGGATGATGGGAGTAATTATTTCCTCAAGTCCCTCCCTGCCCCATCTCCCCCCAGTGCATTTAGGGAAACACAAAATGATCTATGCTAGTTTCCCCCGAATTGTTTCCATGGCTAAATGGATAAGGTATGTTTGGTGGAGGTGGGATCAAGATTAGCACCAATCAAGACTTTGAAAACGCGTGCCTCTGAATGCTTATTAAAAACTCCACCCACCCACTCCCTGAGGGGTCTGAAAACATGCTGCTTCCTGTCCCAAGATGTTGCAGGGAGGGTAGTGGTGACAGTGTGACTGGCGCCtggtgcaaacacacacacacattcgcaCAGACAAGCAAGGGATTTGTTGTGCTTTGTGGTTTTCACTCGGGCCCTGCAGCACCCGGCTGATTCAGAGAGCAAAACATGCTTAGTTCCAGATTGGTTAAAAAGACAGACTTTCTATTGctctgatttttaaaaaaaagtctttttcagATATTTTTGTCCATCAGAGCAATTATTGTACAATACCATCCAAAACCACCTCCCTGAACGCCAGTAGCTGAAGTACATTACAAACTCATAGGCGCTCGACGGTCGACGCCATGAGAGCAGGATAACTGAGAGatggaacacaaaaacaattaaGTATGCTATATTCCCAACTTTTAATTCGACTTGCTCttgcagaaaacagaaaaagggGAAAACCATCAGAATATTTTTTGTACACGCAGATGTGAAGAACCAGCAACTCCATGCGTATCATTGATTCTCCAGCGATCAGGAACCAGCCGCTAACTCACCTAACACAAGGGAAAGCAAATACAtcttgaatttcatttcattttccagccCCGCTCCTACAAAACAGACTAATTCAAGCACAATACAACAAAACCGTTCACCAACTGGACCAGCTGAACTGTAGATGAAGGATCTGCATTGAAGCCTATTGTGTATTCTCTTTGAGTCTCCAGCTTTGAAGCTAAAGATCAATGCTTTTAGGAGAGTAGCTCTGCACTCCATACGCTGTGGCCTGACTGTGGAAGAGTGGCGTTCCTCTTTAAATCACACCTTTCATCTGTTGTAATGAAGTGCCAGACATGTCAAGGAGCGTTTACCACTCCAACATCACATCTAATGGGCTCATTTGTTCTACGCCAATGTGTCAGCCACCAAATAATGATCTATTATCAGGATCCTTCTGGAGCGAAAAACAATGAGTGCCATGCATGCTTACGATACTTCTCTGCATGATCAAGTGCCATAACATTTCCACAAGTGGTACAAGCAGGATTGTGTGTTTACTCACACGTACTTCAGCAGAACTGCCTGGACTTCCATCCCTGAGGAGTTCCGTCTGCAGGTGGGAGCCAACGAATCTAAACACACATGATCACAAGCATCAACACACGAGGACTGACTACAGCACATCCATAGAAGGAAATACATTAGCATTCCAGTCGGCTTTGTAGGTTCTAGCCCTACGTTAAGACTTGTCTTCAATAACATGATCAAATTACGCTTGAAGTCACGTCACGTTTCAGCAACTAAGACGAGTTGTTTCATCTGAATGAAATACAAACATTGGCATTTCTAGAGGTCAGGAGATGTTTGAAGCATGAGGTCAGATTCATTCTGtgcctgtcagtgtgtgttcgtGGAAACACGCAAGATCAGCGATTTCAGCATGAGCTCATTTTCAAGTCTGACATCTTTTGGCAGAAATACCCAGACTGAGGTGTCATTTTCTACACATATGAAATGTGACAGTGAGAGACATGGTTGGGAATCTCTATACCGCCACTCTGGTGGACTCACTTTGAAATCACATCACTGAAGCCTCTAAATCAGTCAGGTTGTTTAATCACCACACAGTGAGGAAAATTCAACAAAATCAATAGTGAACTCTTTGGTGAACCCACTGAGGAGCTGTGCTGATGAGATAAACTGGACCAGACAAAGTGGAGAAGAAAATCTGTTTTTCAATTACAGCAGCAGGAGATGGTTAAACAATGATGCAAATATTTCAAGGATTGGAGCTTTAAACTTATTTTCAATACACGAAACCTTTGCTAATGACATTGGTTGACCCTGAGTAACTGGATCCgcgtttgttttattagatggagtggccCTAaaaggttctctgacgcggttgtctgccttggttcatatcaacacagaAATAGGTCTCACGCTGCGCTGGGGCCTCCGCGAAACACCACAGTAtcggcggcggcgtcctcttccgcgtcccgaTTAGGGGtcactgatcacggacacactcactcacacacactctattGCACATGTTGgacagactgtagtgtgtccaacatgTGCAATAGAATATCGTGATAATTACCGTTATCGCCATGACATTTActatgatttttttgttgttgtccatATCACCTATCGCTACTGGCTAGCTTTACTTAAGACAATGGGGTTTATGCTATCAAACAATAGTCACTTCTAAAACCATTTTGAGAGGCCATTACATCAGCCTTCCCACAATTGTTGTTAAGGCTGTTGTAATGCTGGAGTGTCTAAAGGAAGTCAGACTGTGTGAGGGTCAAGAGCGGAACCTGAATGTTGTAAATTCGGTTGTCGATAACGTCTAGGCTTGATCCAGTGACCagtggtcactgagtgaacagcgGTCTTGAGTGAAAACTATTGAATCAATGTTATATTTAGTCGGTAAAGACACTTTTTgagttgttgttctttttttttttaacttcagccAGAATTGAAGAATGTTGAAATCTAAGTTAAAAAAAGAGCAGCGAGAGAAAGATCGATTTTACATCCAAACCAAACGCTCAGTGAATTGGTTTAATCTCGTGAATTGGCCCTGTAAACACTGAATTTCCTGTTCCTGGGCAAAGCTGTATAAATGATCACTATGTTTTTGGAATGACTTTCGCAGTGGTTCCAGTCAGAcagaaaagagggaaaaaaatgaatacaaatcatttgcatttgtgagtgctgatttgagatggatGGGTTAGCGGGGTGGAGCGTTTATCTCAGGGGCCTGGATCGGTGGGTGAAGAGTGACTTTCTTGCTTTTGTGGACTGGGAAGAAGTGAAGCTGTGGAAGATGGTTCGGAAAGGGGTAACAGTGTGGGCCAGGTTACCTGAGTGTGGAGTGAGGAGGGGTAGGTGAAAGCGGGTGGGAGGGCCGGCGACAGCTCCGCCGGGTACAGTGGGTATGACGCCCACATGTCCGGACTGCTGGGATAGAGAGCAGGCACTGTGAGCTCATCTgtggaaagaagaagaggaggagcagagtgaGGCGCCAGTGGTTGGGTGGGGTGGCTAGAGAGACAGGGTGCAGGTGAATGGAGTGGTGGATGTGAGGAGAGCCACACGTCAGCTTTTCCAGGTAAAAAAGTAAGATGTGGTGAAATGCTTTTTTACTCTCTGAGTGTctggatccatccatccagcctgcCTTTTGGTGTACTCattgagaaacaaagaaaagatcTAGTTATCGGTACGTTACTCAGCAACGTCGAAGAGCCCCCAAGAAGTCTTCTTGAGTCATTGCtatttgaatggaaaaaaatatttcatcaggCTATGGGCAATAGTAAAGGACAACACTACAGCCAAAAACAGGAATCACATATCAGTTATGAAAATGTAGTGTTTCAATACATTTATTCAGCTGTGACTTGTTATGGTTTTAATTTGTGGCACATCCCCATTCAAGGAAATAACATTTACTCTTCCAAACAATTTCCAATTTTTATCCggatttatttttaactattCACCATTCATCACCGAGTGCCTGCATGTGCACAATGACTTGTGTTAAATATGTTAGAGTCTGAAAGAAATCATCACTTTTTGACAAtttatatacaagtaacattcgacttacgggatcggttccaaccaaccagtcAGATTGGACagaagtcgaatgccattcaaaatagccgacgcgagagttataggtaccactgtagtggtagatcacagtgtgagagtgaaatgctgggatactgtgctgctgtaactgtcataCGTGATGCCAGCTGTCTGCCATAATTGTCAAacgtgttgctgttgctgctacgtgctgcggggCCAGACATTgagttaaaagaaaaagaagcatctgctggccgtggtcgtaagcacaggtggacgtaagtggagcaggtcgtaagttggatgtcacttatatataaaaatatatattatcagTTTAAAATTCAAAAAATGAATCTAGCTAGAgaatttgtgtatatatatatatatatatatatatatatatatatatatatatatacactctaCTAGACGTCAGCAAAATCTGATGAGAATCAGGAATTCTTTCCAATCCCAACATAGGGGGTCAAAACCCCACAGGAGAGGGCCCCTATGCTACTCAACACAGGGGGGAACACATACAAACGTAATGGGTCTCAGTTAATCGAGGCTGTGAACCTCTCGCCAATGATAATTTAAATCACCTTTTCAACCACGCTGCAATTCTGTATGATTCATATATCTGAGAGGATTCCAGGTTTTTGACGACAGATGTTGGTATGCATGTTCACTGCGAGAACATTTTAAGGCTGTTAGCTATAAGATGCATGAAATGTTAATGCTGTGCGTGGCTTGCGCGAAACTTGTGGGAACCAATACATGTACAGTTTGTTGAACAAACTAGTTCCATTTGTCTAGTGAGAATGTGATAGCATAATCACATGTGGTTTCATTGGTTACACCTCGCAGTTCAGCTGCCTCATTCCTTCTGTGGAATAATTAGCCAAACAATCCAGAGCCAAAAGTGAAGTGGTGAACTGACTGACACAGCATTAACATtctccctgcaaagctacatATCTTCTTCTCTAGGTGAGAGTTGATTCCAGAGCTTGGACACTTCCATCATGACCATCATGCCCTCATCTCACCAGAAGGAGGACGTGCAGGTGAAGGCCCAATATCGGCAGGCAAAGTCCTCTTTGCCATTTCTCTTCAGGGGTTCCTTTGTGCTTACATAACAAATTCATCCATTCCACTCACAGCTATTCTCCTCATGTGCTTGTTTACCACATCCCAGAGCCTTACTGGCTGTCTTCCTCGCCCCCTTTTACCAGGTAGTGGTTCAGCCCAACATTCATTGTCCTACTGTCCTACCAGAGGGGCAGACTGAAATACCATgcagtgtttcatttcattgatgATTTCTTTTATATGTTTTTAGATTAAACAATAACTCAAATTGCAACAAACTGCAAGAATGATTCTTCACTCCCAACTTGAAGCCTTACGAAGTCTGCATCACACAAGAGTGAAGGAGCGATGCTTTCAAACAGACACACGGTGGGATACTCACAAGGGTCTCTGCTAATGAACTGTGGCCCAGGGCTCTGCTGGGAAGGAGGGGGGTTTGGAGTGCCCACCAGTTTGTTCTTGGCCATCTTTGTGTTGGCCTTTGCGAACTCAAGCCGCAGCGTCTGTGGTATCTCTGGATCGAACCGGACCCCCTACGATCAGAGAGggaaaaaggagaaaaataatCTAGAGAAGCTGGTTGATTACTTGACTCTATTTCTTACGAAACTCAAGTGTCGGCCTAAACCCACACAAGCATaggacagatatatatatatatgtgtgtgtgtgtatatatatatatatatatatatatatatatatatatatatatatatatatatacacattttgtGAGAGTAGCCATATTGCAGATTAAAATATACATATCATGAAACAAGAGTGATCTGAATGAAAACATATTCCAAACACATTCATAATTcttccatttatttaaaaataattgctTAAAACTGTGTTGGAGGAAATAAGACATAATTATATATCTGATAACTTTTCAGGTGTGAAATGGGCATCAGTTGACAACCTATCTGGTGACACTTTACTCACAAGctccattatttttttcagttaaacAGTAAGGATGATTGTGACTTTTTTAAGACTTGTATACATGCAGAACACATGGTTATACAAGGCGGGTAATTTCCAAGTTAAAGCAGCTTCAGGTTGAATGTAATTATTACAGGAGCTAATTTCACAAATACCATTTTCCCATACTACTCTGACTCTTGTTTGTCATATTTCTTTTACTTTCATGTGTTTTACACACCATTTTAAAGTCACAAATAACTTCTTACACCTTTTTTTGGCAATGATTTGGGAGGCTGAAAGCTGGAGATGTAACCAATGAAGGGTACAAAAAATTTTTAAAGTTTGTACAGGGAGCGGAACCACAGTTTGCACATGATTTACTCAGACACACCGTGAGATGGTGTGTTTCTGAATTTGCAGCAGGACCAGTTTGGAGAGACATCACCCATGGAGACACCAGGCATAAAACAGGCTTGACTTGCATGT encodes:
- the LOC128755538 gene encoding RNA-binding protein with multiple splicing-like isoform X1, with product MNNNIEKENEPSEFSNHEEEVRTLFVSGLPLDIKPRELYLLFRPFKGYEGSLIKLTSKQPVGFVSFDSRSEAEAAKNALNGVRFDPEIPQTLRLEFAKANTKMAKNKLVGTPNPPPSQQSPGPQFISRDPYELTVPALYPSSPDMWASYPLYPAELSPALPPAFTYPSSLHTQIRWLPPADGTPQGWKSRQFC